The stretch of DNA CTGAGAATTATGGGCTTTCCGAACTGAAAAACTATATTAGTTTCGGAGCTTCTCCAAGAGCATCCATCAATTTAGCCATTGCATCGAGATCGTATGCATTTCTAAAAGGAAGAGCATTTGTAATTCCTGAAGATGTAAAAGAGCTGGCTAAGGATGTTTTGAGACATAGAATTGGTTTAACTTTCGAAGCAGAAGCGGAAGAAGTTTCAACAGAAGAAATTATCAATAGAATTTTAGCTAAAATTCAGGCCCCTTAATATTATTGTATGGATAAAGTGGTAATCAGAAGCGCTGTACAGGATGATTGCGCTCCCATGTTAGAGCTTATTAAAGAACTTGCTGAGTATGAAAAAGCGCTGCACGAAGTTACAGTGAGCCTGGATGAGTTTATTGATGCCGGATTTGGAAGCGAACCTGTCTGGGGAGCTTTTGTGGCTGAAGTAGATGATGAGATTGTTGGCATATCTTTATACTATAATAGGTACTCTACCTGGAAAGGCAGAAGACTGTATCTTGAAGAGCTTGTTGTTACGGAAAGGATGAGAGGAAAGCAGATCGGGAAAAAATTATTTGACGCTACATTGGAATACGGGAAATCCAATAACTACAGTGGAATGATGTTTCAGGTATTGGACTGGAATGAGCCTGCCATTAATTTTTATAAAAAATACAGCCCTAAATTCGATAATGAATGGTTGAATGTATCTATTGAGTTTAAAGATTAAAGTTGAAGAAGGAATATGAAGTAAGGAAGCTAGGAGAAGGAGGTTAGATGAAGAATTAATACACTATAGCTCTAAACTATCAACCATTAACGATATACTATGCAGATAAAAGATATTGTAAAAAAAGTAAAACAGATTGAAATCCGCACCCGAAAAAAAACGGAGGCTACTTTAATGGGACAATATCACAGTGCTTTTAAAGGACAGGGAATGACTTTTTCAGAAGTTCGACCTTATCAATTTGGAGATGAAATCCGAAGGATCGATTGGAATAAAACAGCTCGTTTTCGAGAACCATTTGTAAAAGTAATGGAAGAGGAAAGAGAGTTGACCATGATGATTCTGGTTGATATTTCGGCCTCGATGGATTATGGAACCAAGTCTCAGCTGAAAAGAGAGTATGTAGCTGAAATTGCTGCAAGCCTAGGGTTTTCAGCAGCAGGTAATAATGATAAAGTTGGATTGATCCTGTTTGCAGATAAAGTATATAAAGTGATTCCGCCGCAGAAAGGCAGAAAACATATTCTTTCCATCATCAGCAATATTTTAACGGCAGATTATGTTCCCGCTGTATCTAAAGTGGATAAGGCATTGGAATATATGATGGGAATTTTTAAAAGAAAATCTTTGGTTTTTTTATTTTCCGATTTTGAGGATGAATACGATTCCAAAATGCTAAGGGTTGCTTCAAAAAAGCATCAGTTGCTGGGAATGAGAATTTATGACGAAAAAGATAATGAAATTCCGAATGTTGGATATGCTCTTTTTTATGATTCAGAAACAGGAAAACAGGTTTGGGCTAATACATCCAGTGCAAGATGGAGGTATACCTTTGCTGAAGCTCAGAAACAAAAAGTAAGAGCACTCGAAGATGATTTTGCTAACAGTTCTGCCAGTTTTATGAACGTTGCTGCGGGCGAAGATTATTCTAAACTATTATATAA from Chryseobacterium piperi encodes:
- a CDS encoding DUF58 domain-containing protein produces the protein MQIKDIVKKVKQIEIRTRKKTEATLMGQYHSAFKGQGMTFSEVRPYQFGDEIRRIDWNKTARFREPFVKVMEEERELTMMILVDISASMDYGTKSQLKREYVAEIAASLGFSAAGNNDKVGLILFADKVYKVIPPQKGRKHILSIISNILTADYVPAVSKVDKALEYMMGIFKRKSLVFLFSDFEDEYDSKMLRVASKKHQLLGMRIYDEKDNEIPNVGYALFYDSETGKQVWANTSSARWRYTFAEAQKQKVRALEDDFANSSASFMNVAAGEDYSKLLYNYFQKK
- a CDS encoding GNAT family N-acetyltransferase translates to MDKVVIRSAVQDDCAPMLELIKELAEYEKALHEVTVSLDEFIDAGFGSEPVWGAFVAEVDDEIVGISLYYNRYSTWKGRRLYLEELVVTERMRGKQIGKKLFDATLEYGKSNNYSGMMFQVLDWNEPAINFYKKYSPKFDNEWLNVSIEFKD